AAAAAGGTTAACTTAAAATTTTGATGGCGGAATCTTTAGTGATCGCTCAGTCTTTCGGGCTGTGTACTGAGTTGTAAGTTTCTTGACAATTTGTCGATTCGTTTACTACAAGAGCTCTGTCTATccgagccttgtgtgtcaagatgataCATGATTCAAAAACACTGACAATCTGGAAAACACTCAAAACTGAGTAACACTACTATACGAATAGACACAACTTGTGAGTTTTCCACTGCCAGGACCTCCACCGCATTTAGGAGTGAATACCTAACGAGCAAACATGAGCACTCCGCAAGCAAAATCGCCTCCAAAATCACCCGCGAAAAAGCCTGCCCAAGGAAAGGATGCAAAGAAAACTGTTTCTAAGCCGTCCAAGGATACTCTGACTGATTTGCCTAAGTCAGCGGGGTCTGCTAGAACGTCTAGTCGGAGTTCCCATTCGTCAATGACGACTGTGAAAAGTGTCGGGATGATGTTGGGGATAATGCGTAAGTACAGGGTCACCAGATGTGCGGCCCAAAGTTTAGCTGGCAGTTTGTGAGTTTGTGTGTCCCTACCTTTGTTCCACCCTTGAAAGCTCCAACTCAGAGGGCCGGTCTGCTCAGGAGTCAGAAGTCTCCATCGAAATTTTGATGTGTCATAGCCCCTGGCCCTGTTTTGTGAAAATGGCCCTCCCAACTTCAGTTTAGAGCTTGATTAGCAATGGTAAAGACGAGATTGTTTGTCTCTCATAACAGCAATGATAATTGCAGGTCACACGCAATTTAAATCACTGGTAGCAAGGCACACCTTCACCATGGCAGTAGTCGCTATGCTTCTATTCTTTAAAATATTCAAGAGAGTTGATGTATTCGGGACCAATGTTTTCATCGGTGATGCAACCAGTAGTTTCTTTCTCTGCAGCTCAGTATGCAACTGCTTCATTAATTATTCGAGTTATGCTAATTATGCAACGAAAACAATTTGTTGATTTGTACAGAGGTACAAGTATGTAACCTGTTCATGCCTATGGATGTTGTCTTGAAACGATGAAGGCTCAGTACCATAAAAAGGTGACAAGAGTCTGggatatttctcatttctgtgtgaattgaaaagaaattggaaaCTATTCCCGGTGTTATGATAAATTTTTGGAAACCCTTTTTTTGCTCTGGGTAGTTCAATTTCAACTTTCGAATATTCTGCTATTGATATCCAATGTTGTTCAAGAACTTCTGTTCATATTTCCTGTGGAGCTAATTAACTGGTCCATTAAATTCAGGTGTTAATGAGTTAATTAATGCAGACAGGGCCTGGAAAATGCGATTGTTTTTGCGGACATCAAATCAAAAGTCGTTAGAAATCTTCATGAGTTGAGCACCACGATCCATCACCAAATTTGTCACACCTCACAGGTGTAAGTGAATTTTTAGCCAAAttactttgtttatttttgctTACTTCTCTTCAACTTTGATTATTGTCCTTTTGTGAATTAAAGCTCCGGATATCAACTTTGGAACCCAGAAACTGCCCTGTGAAAAAAGTTTGCTTTTCATGAACAAATGAAAGGTCTTATCATTCTGATTCACTGGGAGTGTGTGAAATTTAACGGACTAAATACAGAGACGATATTTGGAAGATACTCCTGGAAATAATGACAATGGATAAGCAAAAATCTGTCGCCCCAGGTCAAGGTCGGAGAAGATCCAGTGTCGCAAAAGGATCGCCAACAGATGAAAAATCGCAAGGAACCATTACTGTGAGACGGCGAGGGTCCAGAGTCAATTTGCCGCCCGATGAATTACCTAATCTTGCACGGAGGAAGTCTAGGTCAGATCTTGCAAGAAAGGGCAGACGGTCGCCGAAGCGCTCTGGATCGGGAAAATCAAGAAAGTCTCAATCGCCGGGCAAGTCGGATGTGGAAAATTTTGATGAGGAGGTGATTGAGATTACTGACGCGATGGATTTTTTGGAGGCGAGGCGTCGCAGTTTGATGAATGATGGCGTGTCGGCGCCAATTATGGGCACCAGCATTAACGGATGGAATTCGCACCCGTACGGCgttcattttcaagatggcgctGATTTGCCTGCAACTGCGCCTGATTCACCAAGTAAACGCGACGGGAAACAATCGCGCGGACGGAAATCTGGTGGGAAAAATTCCCATAATTGGTCGGGAGGGAGACGATCGAAGCTGATTAGTCCAAGTAAGTGTTTGTGGCGGTCTGTGTGTCCGGCACGGATGTGAAGAGGAGAGATCGTGTCTCAGCACTTTctagaactttgaatttttgaaatcggACCAGAATTGCACTTGTTAGAGGGTTTGGTTTGTTGGCCGACTGACACCTCTTCCACAGGGAGAGGAGTCATCTCACCCTACTGTCCACATGGCCGGGGTCTCAGGTTGCTTGGCAAGGGAGCCTCATAACCTTGTGGTtaactgctggctaccacaccaTAGGGCCAGGGCCATGCTGAATGTGATGAAGCTTCTACgacagttgatatcagactgtaAACCCAAACTTGAACTTTTGAAACTTCATGTTGTCCCCCAATTGGCAGAAAGAACAACTAGTTCAAAAACAACTTTCAGCATATTTTATACCACGTGTTTGAAGTTTCGCCAATCGTTCAAAGGTCTTACTATAGTTCTTCTTGCTATGAtatatctttcattcatgatacCCGAGGGTGAGATCTTTGATCTCAATCATTTATTCAATGCCcgattgaaatattttgaaagtttCTTTTGAGATTTTCAGAGATGTTTTTGTTCACTTCAAGGCGAGGCCTACTTATGAGTTGTCTGGCTGTTAGATGGCAACAAGCACAGAGTGAGGTCTATGCATGACAGCAATGATATAGTGCTTGTAACATCTCAATTTCATTTGGACTAGGAGGTTTAGTGTGTCGTAATTTCTATCTCTATTTTGCCGGCTATGGTGAATTTTGGGTCCGTATCCTTCCACTTTCCATCTTGAGTACATGTGGAGAAGTTtccaatgctcatgtttttcaagTCTGGTCAATTTCTGGGGAAAAATCATTCAAATTTGTGACTTAGCGTGTCTTTTTGTTTCCATATCTCAACAAAACCTCCGTCCCTACTAATGGGAATATAACAGGAGTCAGCGTCTCATCTGCTTCAGTTAAAGTCTCACGTTGTGGTACGAATCAGAGACCTCTCACTCTTAACTGTTAACTGAGAGTTGGAGACACTAGTGTTGAGGTGAAAGGGTGGATGTaatcctgggtgccgacaaatggtacccaggttcgagatcgactggacaataagcaccctgggtgccattacactagacaaacagcacccagcttctttttgcctggcttacggatcttagggacgaggacgtttcttgcaatctcgttttatctcgcgccgtggtagaGATtacaagaaacgtcgtccctaagatctgtaagccaggcaaaaagaagctgggtgctgtttgtctagtgtaatggcacccagggtgcttattgtccagtcaatctcgaacctgggtaccatttgtcggcacccaggacgacatccaccctttcagcgacaCTAGTCCACGGCTTGGGCATGAAAATGGTATCAATCAGTATTCTGGATTTCATGTAATACGGTACTTGATCTTTGTTTTGGTAtaaatatttagctatatggcgCTGCACACCATCGTCAAAGAAACTCGGCTAGAAATTTATGGTCTTATGTTATTGTGGATTAAATCCCGTGGGGATTTGAAATGGATTACTGTCAAATAGATTAATATGGTCTGGTGTCATGACTGTGGCAATATTGTTATCATGATTAGCTCTTTGAATATTGATTGAGTGTGCTTACAGTACTGTAGTTTCACAAATCTAAGACCACTTAACTGATTACTACGAAATCGACACAAGACTAAGCTGAATCATGACAATCGACAAAGCGATGTCACTAACCCACCGTCTTacaaattgaacatgtttagTGGCATCAAATAACCTAGGCATATTTTGGGGGCAAACAAGAAACGATTCAAAATCGGTCTTAtagcagtgaaactagagtacacCATAGAGAAGCTTACATTCTGGAAGTATTCGAGGGATATCGATTCTCTGATATGAAGTCTTGAAACCATTTTTTCTCCCTGAAAATGaccaaatgaaaaaaagtaGCAGTTGGAAATACATATGACTCTTTGTGCTTTAGAATATTCATGGGAAAACTTGTTCATTTGgatgtcaaaatgttttctAACGGATTATATATGTGTGTCAAGGGATTATAGTACGGGTTGATTTGTGACTTTCAAATCCATTTGATATTAGTAATTCTTTTGCCGGGAAGTGTGATTTTTACTTCATAACATTGGAATTTTGTGGATGTCAGACTTACTTGCTTGGATTTGTCAAGAAATAGTAAAAAATTGTTGCCATGTCTGAGAAGAAAATTGAAAGACGTTTGAGTCGTGGTGCTCTGAGGGGAAAAGGTAAGCGATCTGGGCAAGATCTAATATAGAGTAGTCTTTATATGGTCTGATTTGGAAGATGACGACTGTTCAGTCTCTCCTGATTGgtttgaaaatatcatcagtAACTCAAGATAGGATGTAAAAATGTAACTGCCTTCATGTTTACTCTGGAGGCCTTATGGATACGACTGTTGTCATAGCTTGTCGATAAATTCAAACTGATTTGATCTTTTCCCGATCATTATATCGGTAGAGTCTTGCACTGGCGATGGTTACTTTGGCAACAGTGTTGTGCGGTTGGTGCTGATAATTATGGCATGTCTCGCATGATCTTTATTTCCCTGGTATTAATGTGTTATTTGTATACCAGTCCATTATCATAAAATTATCATGAATCCTAAGTTCTTTCTCCAGAAAGTCGATACGATAACGAGTAATTATGGCAAAGTGAAAGCTCGCATACTCGGGCAATTGTCATAGAAGTCTCGCAGCTTGAGAGCAGGGCTTTCAGAGATATAATTGGCCATGAAAACACCAATAGAAATGTTCCATTCATTGAATTATACACGATGTCTTGATTTATCGGTTTATGGCATATTTTGGTGAAAAGGGGCCTACATGTCAGATGATATATCATGTTCGTCACATTGGATATTGTCAGCAGTGTACGGTAAAACACAACTGATATCATCTATATCCCGGAGAGTGTCCTCGCTTCGGAGGCTCCAAAGGGGAATCTTTTGCCCGGTGATACCGCCATACAAAGGTATCTGACTCCTCGCACAGCTTTGTCtcagtgtccttgagcatgacactTAACCCTTCATTGCTTATCACCTTTCCATTTGGTCATACATAAACAAGTCTCATGAATGGACCTGGCCTTTAAACTCTGTATTGACCATGCCACAGAGGGGTTCACAACCTGATGATATTCACACTTAGTTGTTTTATGACAGCTCTTAGAAATGGAAAGCGCTCCCTTTGGGAGCCTCGTTGTGTGTGAACAATTATGATGTTAAGCCAGTGAGTGCAAACATTATCCGATCAGTGGTATATCAGTGGTCACCTAGGGTAGCTGACTTCAGGCCTGATATTCTGTGGATATTTTCTCGGCTTCAGGTTCGGAATTGAGAAATAGCATCTTCGAGAAATTTTGTAGTCCTCTGGCTCTGTGTGAAATTTATCGCAAATTTTGTGGTTTTCTGTGTGAAATCAAATTGTGTTCTGGCAATCACAAACTTTGTAAGTTCTCTTTATGGAATTTATCTTTCATTCAATCAGATTGTGTTCCGATAATTGCTAGGTGCTAAGCAGGATATTCTGTCAAAAAATTCTGAGGGTGGTGTTCGGGAAATGTTTGATTTTGGTCCTTTTTCTGCTGTCGTGTTGATTCTGAGTTATCAAAGAAGTATTGTAGCCTATCTCTGGGGTGGTTGGAAAGAAGTCAACGGAACCTCTCGTGTATGGAATTATATCCTTCAGGGCGTGGGCCCATCATTCTGTTCTTCAGGCCAGGGCCTATCATTGGACCTCTCGTGTACGGAATTCTATCCTTCAGGGCGTGGGCCCATCATTCTGTTCTTCGGGCCAGGGCCTATCATTGGACCTCTCGTGTACGGATTTCTATCCTTCAGGGTGTGGGCCCATCATTCTGTTCTTCGGGCCAGGGCCTATCATTGGACCTCTCGTGTACGGAATTCTATCCTTCAGGGCGTGGGCCCATCATTCTGTTCTTCGGGCCAGGGCCTATCATTGGACCTCTCGTGTACGGAATTCTATCCTTCAGGGCGTGGGCCCATCATTCTGTTCTTCGGGCCAGGGCCTATCATTGGACCTCTCGTGTACGGAATTCTATCCTTCAGGGTGTGGGCCCATCATTCTGTTCTTCGGGCCAGGGCCTATCATTGGACCTCTCGTGTACGGAATTCTATCCTTCACTCAGGTTGTGGGCCAATCATTCTGTTCTTCGGGCCATTGGACCTCTTATGTATGTTCTATCCTTCGGGCCTGGGCCTATCATACCCTCAAAAACAGTCAGACGTATTGTGTACCCTGACAACTGACTGACATCCTTCAAGTCAAACCAAATATCGTCATCAAACAAAACCTGAAGATGATTCGTATGGTCTTCTATCTCACAGTGAAAAACAGTGAAAGGATCTGGTGGATGACCGTGTATTCCTCTTTTAAAGAGCAATTAGTAAGCCATTGTTGAGCTTAAATTGGAATGtttgaaggacctgaatctgtcaaATAAGGCACTCTCAATAGTCAACATTAACCTATTGATTTCTTGATTGGTTTTGGAAGTGATTTGAGGCTCATGAAGGGCACATATTTCATAAAAGAACCTTACCTTGGAGTTGGATAcaggttttttttcttgtttgaGCTTGATCTGCAGAAAGATTGGTCGGGGAAATCTGTTCTGAATTCCGAAGGTTTCGGGTGGTGTTAACGCATGCTATACTTGGAGTGCTGTCTTGTCCTATTGCTAGCCTAAGctatattttcagcgctgattAATGTCTGTCCTGAGAAGAACACTTTCTTTGCCAGATTTGGACAAAGACTGATCAAGCATGCgccatttgaaacgaaataCTGACAGATTTTCCAAACCGTTCTGAGGTTTGTTTTGTGAGCAGGACCATATTTCAAATCGACTATTGTCATCTTGTCATGAAGCCCCGTTCAGATGTGGCCAATATTTATTGCCTTGGTCATATTTTCTGGTTGTGGTCGGCTTCTCCTGCTCACAAATCTCGTTTATGTCCAGGAATTGAGACAAAATGGCTGAAAAAGCTAGGCCCGAGCGCAAGGCTAGTCGTCTCGGTCACGGGTCGTCATTCAGCATGGGGCGGGAGTCATCCGGTGGGACGTCAAGGATGAGGAAGGATTCGTCAGTCAGTAAGTTAACGTCGTCACCTCTATCAAGgaaagcacttgtcagtcccgcagatgtcctttatagagaggttcttctgtatatCCTCTACTTATGATATCTTTAACTATGGGTTATGCCTTTTGTTTGCTTTGGTGGTCATTTCCCCGAGAATAATTGctattttggcagatttgtgATGAtggaaacaatacatctaccttgTAGTATTCTTATATGACAAACCCAGGGGCCATTTGACGATATCTTACAAAATACCATTTTGATTGAAAGCTTTTTGTAATCCTGTTGTGTCTAAAAGTTGAATGTATTTTCGTCAAGAGTTACAGTTCAAACAAATTCCACAACgttttaatttcattttcttgttcttTACAGACAAATTGAAGTGCATTAAGGAGTGAACAGTACATGCTTCGTTAAAAACCTTTTCCTTTAGGCAGTCtacaaaatattgatatttgcATTCTTATCTTTTCAGACAAATTCAAAGGGAAGAAACGCGATGGCACCCCGGACAAGAACGCCTCACCAAACCCATCCCAGGACCTACTCGATGAGAACCTCAACCAGTCCAAGAATGTCCTCTATGACGAAGAAATCGAGAAACTTGCCATCAAAGAAGAAGACCTCGTTAAAGTCCGGGAACCCAAGCCGCCGAGGTCCGGGCGGTCACCGGTCACAAATTTGGTGACAGTCAGGAAAATGAAACCGGCTTCTGAATGGGACTTGCCAAAACCTAAGACGTAAGTTGCCTGATCAGTCGAGGGATCAGTGTACCTGTATCTGACCTACCCGGCTCCTGCCTGAATTCTCCCAGGGATCTTGATCTCATCGTGAATTCCTTTACCTTTCAGTGTCAAGGTCCTAAGGCAAGCACCTCCAGATGCACCAGTCAAACCTATCGACATCAGCGGTGCAGCTGGCCCACGCTTCGACATGGACGGCAACATCATACCGCACAGCATTCTGGGTAGCGTCGACGACTACAAGAAACGTGCAGTCAAAGACGGCGTGCAACAGGACATCACGTTACCCGAGGGTTACGAGGCAGAGTCGAAACAACCGACGGTGAAATATGAGCGAAAACGGAAGTTCCCACCGAGTTATATGACGGGGATTCAGTTTGATGAGAGTAACGCGTTGAAGAACTGGCAGGCAAAGATGTTGGAGAGAAAGAAACAGCAAGGGCATATCTCAAGTAAGAAAAACTAACTTGACCGTAAAATTTTCACCCCCGCAATTTTTGCGATTCTCAGAAAGCCTGCAGACAGGATTGGAACCTGCAGACATGATATTATTACATCATCAGAGTAGCTTGGTCACTGCGGCAACAAACCGTTGTGTCTACGTCACCGTGCAAGGACACGTCTCCATTCTCTGAAGTCTTGGGCAGCTGTGCTCATTTACATCTCTCCCTATATACCTCCTGACGCGGCTTCTCAAGTCACTGTGTTCGTCCATCCTGTCCTGCGTCTTCCTTGACGTTGTTTTCCTGTGACTATCTCTGGCCTTTAGTCCATCAGCACATGGGGTAGGTGCATCTGGTCCATGCGGGCCACATGCATGTACGATCGGAGGCCGGCCCCTTTTCAGTAAGAGTAGTACAGATCGATGGAGACACGTGTCGAAGAGACTTGGCCTTTGAACTTCAGAAATGTTTACACAGATGAAGTTATGATACATATTCCGTTTCACATCACAGTTATAGTTTAAAGTTGAATAACAATATTAGTCAAAATAACATGTTCTTGCCTTTTTCCTTTGTGTTTCTTGATGTTGTCGAAGTTTATTTCATGTCAAGTAATGTTATTTTATTCAAGATTTCCTCAACATTTTTCACTGAAGTTTCCCAACATTCAATTTACAAATTGAAATGACCTTCACCCTCATTTGACCTTCACCTTTGCACATGACCTTCACCTTTCAGAACTCCTCCAAAAGCCTGCTGAGACTCTGGTAATGAACCGCGTTGATGGCTTCCGTAAAATCCAGGAGGAGCGGTACCTGATCGACCGAACAATCCCATTGGTTGATTACGGAAAGGGATGTAAGTGCATTGTGGGAACTACTTTTTGATGTGACCTTGATATATCAAGTGACCTTGTCTGACCTTGATGTGTCAAGGGCAAGAGAATTCTTATTCATCTCACAGCATATAAGTATATGTTTTGTGGCATTGCAACTTGCAGCATGACATGATGTGTCTTTTGTCGTTGCTTTTGTTCAatatttgttcatttttcaaatgttcaattttctgcactacatgtatatgtacactgTAATTTGTACAACTCTTCAAGTTAATTTTGGAAGTCAATTAATTTTTTATAGGAGGGGGTTCTTATTCACTTTAACATACTTTCATGATTTCTGAAATCAATTGGCCATTTattattttcgttttttttgtgaaattttcagATCGTGTTGGCAGTGAGTTTTGGAAACAGAAAGAGAGGATCGGCGATGACCTCACTGGGATACAGTAAGTTGATGAAATGGATGAAGACCTTGGGGGAAGCACTTAACTGTGAATGTTTCTATGTTGTAGTACTTTGAATTTACATTCTCGCTCATTCTGTAAGTTACAAAATGCAAACCTATCTTGCAATGCTTTTCCCTTTAGTTTATTGACCATGTGGGTTCACGTACTTCCTATTTTTAGCACAACCCTGACCCAAACGGAAGCCGGCTTCCCACCACCGATCGAACACATTGATGTCCCGAAATACGTCAAGGAAGAAAAAGGCATCGATTTCGAGAAGCCGTCAACGCCGAATTATCCGTGGGACAAGGCTAAGTCATGGCGGAATTCTGAATTTTTGAAACAGAGAGTGAATCAGTTGAGGCCATACATGAACGAATTGGACCCTTTTAAACCTGTAAGTTTATTATTTGAACAAGTCTTAAACCGTGCAGGGATCATAAGCTTACTGTCTGTAGTGTGCATCTTTAAAGGGAGGCAGTTGAACTGGAGAAGTTGGAATCCCAACCAAGACGGAAGTTGAATTGGCACAAAAATGGTTTGTTTTAGCAACAACTCAGTGACAACAATTTGACAACCTCCTTATCTTTTTTTCTGCCAGATTATGGATGACCTTGAAGTGATTGGGACAAACAACCCTTATGCTGAAGAGAACAAGGAGAATGACCCTCATCCAGAAATCGAGTCGGACAGGGGCTTGACGGAGATTGGAGATGAGGAAAATGAGTAAGTTTTATTTCATCCTTGAAACTCACAGATGCTGTCCCGAGTTGAGAGGTGTCTAAGTTACAGAGGAGAAATAAAAGTGAGAAAGTTTGACCCAACTGGTTAAGGGGCATTCTTTGTACCAATTGGCAACTTGAGTCAATTAGAAAGATAATCAAAATGACTTTCTGTTGTTTCCCGTTTCAGAGACCCCCTAAAAGACTATCCAGACGTCTACCCAACGCCGGTCTTCGGCCCCTCAATCCAGTTTGCTGGACAAGCGGCACGCTGGACCGGCGACTCACACAGTTTCGCGGGAGAATTGGGAATCGAGGCTCGAGTCACCTTCGAGGCATTTGCCGACAAACGCGTCACGTCATTCCTCGAAATCGTCAACGACGGGACGACGGCGATGTATTACGATTGGCAGAAGATTCCGAAGAGTAATCCGTTTGACGTCCCGAACCCTAAGGCGCAGAGGTTTTACTTCAACACTAGCAGTGGTAGGTTgagaatttcattgatttttgagagtgtgtaggcctacttttcgaGAAGAGGCAGCAGAGCTCATGAACTTGCACGAATTTCTATACTTCAGTAGGACAGACAGAGCTGTCTGGTCTAAGCAGGCCTTGGTCTAAGCAATAAGGCGGTACTGGTGGTATCTGTTCTTACATCGAGGCCGTTTCCTGGAGCTTAAGTTCTGCCCCAGACCATCTGGTTTCGCCCCACATGTTAGCTCCGTCCTCCAGCCTGAATTTTGAGTACGATCCTCCCTATTCAGAGTCACTGGTTGACTATTTGATTAATTTCATTCTCTCTCACTAGGTGTCATTCTACCCGGAGACGCCATGCGATTCCCCTTCATCTTCAAATCGCCAAATGCGGGCGTCTTCACCGAGCAATGGAAATTCATGACCAAACCTGTTGTATGCGGTGGCGCGGCCCTGGTGGTGACTTTGAGAGGTGTAGCACTTCAAGAAGATAAGTTCAAGAAACAGAGGACTGAGATTGAGGTATGGAAATTACAACCTGCCACCCCTTTAAAGTCAAAATAGAATGTTCATTGTACTGTATTATGTATTCAAGTAGGCTTTCTCATGTTCTCATGGGGGGTGTGTATGTATTTTTGTCCTGGTTTCAGTCACAAGGCCTTGATAGTGAATCAGCAAATGATGCCGTTGGGGTGATTTTAACTTTTGACTTTCTATCTTGCAGCAAGAACTCGCCCAGAAACAAGCTGTTCAAGTGGTCGGACAGATTCTAGACGGACTCATTGACGGCATAAGGACGCCAGAGAGGTCACGCTCGCCGATCGATGCCTATATAACGGAGTCGGAGACCTTTGAGAGGAAAAATAGAGGGGTAAGTCTAAGCTAGTTAGCTCCAATGTGTAGCCATTTGGTGGTGAGTTACACCGCTAGTGTAGATACATtgctagtgtagatacactgctagtgtagatacactgctagtgtagatacactgttagtgtagatacactgctagtgtagatacactgctagtgtagatacactgctagtgtagatacactgctagtgtagatacactgctagtgtagatacactgctagtgtagatacactgctagtgtagatacactgctagtgtagatacactgttagtgtagatacactgctagtgtagatacactgctagtgtagatacactgctagtgtagatacactgctagtgtagatacactgctagtgtagatacactgctagtgtagatacactgctagtgtagatacactgctagtgtagatacactgctagtgtagatacactgctagtgtagatacactgctagtgtagatacactgctagtgtagatacactgctagtgtagatacactgcaagtgtagatacactgctagtgtagatacactgctagtgtagatacactgctagtgtagatacactgctagtgtagatacactgctagtgtagatacactgctagtgtagatacactgctagtgtagatacactgctagtgtagat
Above is a genomic segment from Lineus longissimus chromosome 14, tnLinLong1.2, whole genome shotgun sequence containing:
- the LOC135498605 gene encoding MYCBP-associated protein-like isoform X5, whose amino-acid sequence is MSEKKIERRLSRGALRGKDKFKGKKRDGTPDKNASPNPSQDLLDENLNQSKNVLYDEEIEKLAIKEEDLVKVREPKPPRSGRSPVTNLVTVRKMKPASEWDLPKPKTVKVLRQAPPDAPVKPIDISGAAGPRFDMDGNIIPHSILGSVDDYKKRAVKDGVQQDITLPEGYEAESKQPTVKYERKRKFPPSYMTGIQFDESNALKNWQAKMLERKKQQGHISKLLQKPAETLVMNRVDGFRKIQEERYLIDRTIPLVDYGKGYRVGSEFWKQKERIGDDLTGIHTTLTQTEAGFPPPIEHIDVPKYVKEEKGIDFEKPSTPNYPWDKAKSWRNSEFLKQRVNQLRPYMNELDPFKPIMDDLEVIGTNNPYAEENKENDPHPEIESDRGLTEIGDEENEDPLKDYPDVYPTPVFGPSIQFAGQAARWTGDSHSFAGELGIEARVTFEAFADKRVTSFLEIVNDGTTAMYYDWQKIPKSNPFDVPNPKAQRFYFNTSSGVILPGDAMRFPFIFKSPNAGVFTEQWKFMTKPVVCGGAALVVTLRGVALQEDKFKKQRTEIEQELAQKQAVQVVGQILDGLIDGIRTPERSRSPIDAYITESETFERKNRGLHFQHHHIKDLKALYLEFFPEEEHSWREWDYSVETIKDMAMELEEDNEKKEEFLQRLNIAVVGLSFPPFSPRQEKMHKCGYQLLIDALDNMVGTSMIIRSTMGLPDKEDDLDDRRGTSKSSDRRGKDKKGKVDPKAAKETKSKGKEPPKGTPGKGSKTPAAVKPAPSRGPVTTPLGKSELLTDRPGTPGSGLGSPIPDEDNTLENKYKETLYSQTYNLLATAIDHMAQVFDEIQKTEDQQRMAMLMH
- the LOC135498605 gene encoding MYCBP-associated protein-like isoform X4 — translated: MSSKLTVKQSKKDRPKSSDKFKGKKRDGTPDKNASPNPSQDLLDENLNQSKNVLYDEEIEKLAIKEEDLVKVREPKPPRSGRSPVTNLVTVRKMKPASEWDLPKPKTVKVLRQAPPDAPVKPIDISGAAGPRFDMDGNIIPHSILGSVDDYKKRAVKDGVQQDITLPEGYEAESKQPTVKYERKRKFPPSYMTGIQFDESNALKNWQAKMLERKKQQGHISKLLQKPAETLVMNRVDGFRKIQEERYLIDRTIPLVDYGKGYRVGSEFWKQKERIGDDLTGIHTTLTQTEAGFPPPIEHIDVPKYVKEEKGIDFEKPSTPNYPWDKAKSWRNSEFLKQRVNQLRPYMNELDPFKPIMDDLEVIGTNNPYAEENKENDPHPEIESDRGLTEIGDEENEDPLKDYPDVYPTPVFGPSIQFAGQAARWTGDSHSFAGELGIEARVTFEAFADKRVTSFLEIVNDGTTAMYYDWQKIPKSNPFDVPNPKAQRFYFNTSSGVILPGDAMRFPFIFKSPNAGVFTEQWKFMTKPVVCGGAALVVTLRGVALQEDKFKKQRTEIEQELAQKQAVQVVGQILDGLIDGIRTPERSRSPIDAYITESETFERKNRGLHFQHHHIKDLKALYLEFFPEEEHSWREWDYSVETIKDMAMELEEDNEKKEEFLQRLNIAVVGLSFPPFSPRQEKMHKCGYQLLIDALDNMVGTSMIIRSTMGLPDKEDDLDDRRGTSKSSDRRGKDKKGKVDPKAAKETKSKGKEPPKGTPGKGSKTPAAVKPAPSRGPVTTPLGKSELLTDRPGTPGSGLGSPIPDEDNTLENKYKETLYSQTYNLLATAIDHMAQVFDEIQKTEDQQRMAMLMH
- the LOC135498605 gene encoding MYCBP-associated protein-like isoform X3, which produces MAEKARPERKASRLGHGSSFSMGRESSGGTSRMRKDSSVNKFKGKKRDGTPDKNASPNPSQDLLDENLNQSKNVLYDEEIEKLAIKEEDLVKVREPKPPRSGRSPVTNLVTVRKMKPASEWDLPKPKTVKVLRQAPPDAPVKPIDISGAAGPRFDMDGNIIPHSILGSVDDYKKRAVKDGVQQDITLPEGYEAESKQPTVKYERKRKFPPSYMTGIQFDESNALKNWQAKMLERKKQQGHISKLLQKPAETLVMNRVDGFRKIQEERYLIDRTIPLVDYGKGYRVGSEFWKQKERIGDDLTGIHTTLTQTEAGFPPPIEHIDVPKYVKEEKGIDFEKPSTPNYPWDKAKSWRNSEFLKQRVNQLRPYMNELDPFKPIMDDLEVIGTNNPYAEENKENDPHPEIESDRGLTEIGDEENEDPLKDYPDVYPTPVFGPSIQFAGQAARWTGDSHSFAGELGIEARVTFEAFADKRVTSFLEIVNDGTTAMYYDWQKIPKSNPFDVPNPKAQRFYFNTSSGVILPGDAMRFPFIFKSPNAGVFTEQWKFMTKPVVCGGAALVVTLRGVALQEDKFKKQRTEIEQELAQKQAVQVVGQILDGLIDGIRTPERSRSPIDAYITESETFERKNRGLHFQHHHIKDLKALYLEFFPEEEHSWREWDYSVETIKDMAMELEEDNEKKEEFLQRLNIAVVGLSFPPFSPRQEKMHKCGYQLLIDALDNMVGTSMIIRSTMGLPDKEDDLDDRRGTSKSSDRRGKDKKGKVDPKAAKETKSKGKEPPKGTPGKGSKTPAAVKPAPSRGPVTTPLGKSELLTDRPGTPGSGLGSPIPDEDNTLENKYKETLYSQTYNLLATAIDHMAQVFDEIQKTEDQQRMAMLMH